The Buttiauxella selenatireducens genome has a window encoding:
- a CDS encoding DnaA inactivator Hda has translation MNTPAQLSLPLYLPDDETFASFWPGDNPSLLAALQSVLRQDHSGYIYFWSREGGGRSHLLHAACAELSQRGEAVGYVPLDKRTWFVPEVLDGMEQLSLVCIDNIECVAGDELWEMAIFNLYNRILESGKTRLLITGDRPPRQLNLQLPDLASRLDWGQIYKLQPLSDDDKLQALQLRSRLRGFELPEDVGRFLLKRLDREMRTLFMTLDQLDLASITAQRKLTIPFVKEILGL, from the coding sequence CTGAATACGCCGGCACAGCTATCACTGCCACTCTATTTGCCTGACGATGAAACTTTTGCAAGTTTCTGGCCGGGTGATAACCCTTCTTTACTTGCTGCACTCCAGTCCGTGCTCCGTCAGGATCACAGCGGCTATATCTATTTTTGGTCGCGAGAAGGAGGAGGGCGCAGCCACTTGCTGCATGCCGCCTGTGCGGAACTGTCGCAACGAGGCGAAGCTGTCGGCTACGTGCCTCTTGATAAACGTACCTGGTTTGTTCCGGAAGTGCTCGACGGTATGGAGCAGCTTTCGCTGGTGTGTATCGATAATATTGAGTGTGTTGCGGGTGACGAATTGTGGGAGATGGCGATTTTTAATCTCTATAACCGCATTCTGGAATCAGGAAAAACGCGCCTGCTAATTACGGGTGACAGGCCTCCGCGCCAGCTTAATCTGCAATTACCCGATCTTGCATCGCGCCTTGATTGGGGGCAAATCTACAAGCTACAACCGCTTTCCGATGACGATAAACTTCAGGCATTACAGCTGCGCTCACGACTGCGTGGGTTTGAGTTGCCAGAAGACGTGGGGCGTTTTCTGCTCAAACGTTTGGATAGAGAAATGCGCACGCTGTTTATGACGCTCGATCAGCTTGATCTGGCTTCTATTACCGCGCAGCGTAAGCTGACGATCCCGTTTGTGAAAGAGATTCTCGGGCTTTAA
- the arsC gene encoding arsenate reductase (glutaredoxin) (This arsenate reductase requires both glutathione and glutaredoxin to convert arsenate to arsenite, after which the efflux transporter formed by ArsA and ArsB can extrude the arsenite from the cell, providing resistance.): protein MSTAVSIYHNPRCSKSRETLSLLKANGVEPEVVLYLETPPDANTLKSLLEKLGFSSARELMRQKEDLYKELNLADAMLSEEQLIQAMVDNPKLIERPIVLANGQARMGRPPESVLEIL from the coding sequence ATGTCGACTGCCGTTTCTATTTATCATAATCCGCGCTGCTCAAAGAGCCGTGAAACGTTAAGCCTGCTGAAAGCAAATGGCGTAGAGCCCGAAGTGGTTTTGTATCTGGAAACTCCGCCAGATGCTAACACACTGAAATCTTTGCTGGAAAAGTTAGGTTTTTCCAGCGCACGCGAACTGATGCGTCAGAAAGAGGATTTGTACAAGGAGTTAAATCTGGCGGATGCCATGCTTAGCGAAGAGCAATTGATTCAGGCAATGGTCGATAATCCAAAACTGATTGAACGCCCGATTGTCCTGGCGAATGGGCAAGCACGAATGGGTCGCCCGCCGGAGTCAGTGCTGGAAATTTTGTAA
- the bepA gene encoding beta-barrel assembly-enhancing protease, protein MFRQLKKSLVATLMAALLAGPATPAFADVTDQLPDMGTTASSTLSIGQELQMGDYYVRQLRGSAPLINDPLLVQYINKLGMRLVNHADSVKTPFHFFLINNDEINAFAFFGGNVVLHSALFRYADNESQLASVMAHEISHVTQRHLARAMEDQKKNAPLTWVGALGSILLAMASPQAGMAALSGTLAGTQQGMISFTQQNEQEADRIGIQVLQRSGFDPQAMPTFLEKLLDQSRYSSRPPEILLTHPLPESRLSDARNRANQMRSVVVQSSEDFYMAKARTLGMYNSGRNQLTNDLLDSWSKGNIREQHAATYGRALQAMGTDKWDEARKLLQPLLAAQPGNEWYLDLATDIDLGQKKTADAINRLKNAPDLKQNPVLQLNLANAYVQAGQPKQAAEILNRYTFAHPDDSNAWDLLAQAEAALGHRDQELAARAEVMALVGRLDQAITLLSGASSQVKLGSLQQARYDARIDQFRELQRRYLQYSKM, encoded by the coding sequence ATGTTCAGGCAGTTGAAAAAATCACTGGTTGCAACTTTGATGGCAGCTTTGCTTGCGGGTCCGGCTACACCAGCGTTTGCTGATGTGACCGATCAACTGCCAGATATGGGAACAACCGCCTCAAGCACGCTGTCAATCGGCCAGGAATTGCAGATGGGCGATTATTATGTTCGTCAACTGCGAGGCAGCGCCCCATTAATCAATGATCCTTTGCTGGTGCAATACATTAACAAACTTGGCATGCGTCTGGTTAACCATGCTGATTCCGTTAAGACGCCCTTTCACTTCTTTCTGATTAACAACGACGAAATCAACGCCTTTGCCTTCTTTGGCGGTAATGTCGTGTTGCACTCAGCGCTGTTCCGTTATGCAGATAACGAAAGCCAGCTCGCATCGGTTATGGCGCACGAAATCTCTCACGTCACGCAGCGTCACCTTGCGCGTGCGATGGAAGATCAGAAAAAGAACGCCCCTCTGACTTGGGTTGGTGCGTTAGGCTCTATTTTACTGGCGATGGCCAGCCCACAAGCGGGTATGGCGGCGCTCAGCGGTACGCTTGCTGGGACGCAGCAAGGCATGATCAGCTTTACACAGCAGAACGAGCAGGAAGCTGACCGCATCGGTATTCAAGTGTTGCAGCGCTCTGGCTTTGATCCGCAAGCGATGCCGACCTTCCTTGAGAAACTACTCGACCAGTCTCGTTATTCTTCGCGCCCACCGGAAATTCTCCTTACCCACCCATTACCCGAAAGCCGTTTGTCGGATGCGCGTAACCGTGCCAACCAAATGCGGTCAGTGGTGGTGCAATCTTCTGAAGATTTTTACATGGCAAAAGCCCGTACGCTGGGGATGTACAACTCAGGCCGTAATCAGCTGACCAATGATTTATTGGATAGCTGGTCAAAGGGCAACATCCGTGAACAGCATGCCGCAACTTATGGCCGAGCGCTTCAGGCGATGGGAACAGATAAATGGGATGAAGCACGCAAGCTGTTACAGCCACTGCTCGCAGCGCAGCCTGGTAACGAGTGGTATCTCGATTTAGCGACCGATATTGACCTTGGGCAGAAGAAAACCGCGGATGCGATTAATCGCCTGAAGAACGCACCTGATTTAAAACAAAACCCGGTGTTGCAGCTGAACCTTGCCAATGCTTATGTGCAGGCCGGACAGCCAAAGCAGGCAGCAGAGATCCTTAATCGCTACACTTTTGCCCATCCCGATGACAGCAACGCCTGGGACTTGTTAGCACAGGCCGAAGCCGCGTTGGGCCATCGCGATCAAGAGCTCGCTGCTCGTGCTGAGGTTATGGCGCTTGTGGGAAGACTTGATCAAGCGATTACGCTGCTCAGCGGCGCAAGCTCTCAGGTTAAGTTGGGTAGTTTGCAACAAGCTCGTTATGACGCGAGAATCGATCAGTTCCGCGAATTACAAAGACGCTACCTTCAGTATTCTAAGATGTAA
- a CDS encoding AI-2E family transporter: MLEMLLQWYRRRFSDPEAIALLVILVAGFVILFFFHGLLAPLLVAIVLAYLLEWPTARLQRLGCSRTWASTMVLVLFVGILLLMVLVVAPVAWQQGIYLIRDMPGMLNKLSDYAATLPRRYPALVDAGIIDAIAENMRGRMMGMGDQVVKYSLASLVGLLTLAIYLILVPLMVFFLVKDKEQMLNAVRRVLPRNRGLAGQVWLEMNQQITNYIRGKVLEMLVVGVATYIGFAIFGLNYSLLLAVLVGLSVLIPYIGAFVVTIPVVCVALFQFGIGPEFWTLFAVYLIIQALDGNLLVPVLFSEAVNLHPLVIILSVVIFGGLWGFWGVFFAIPLATLIKAVVHAWPDTLLIDDKPN, from the coding sequence ATGCTCGAGATGTTGTTGCAGTGGTATCGACGACGGTTTAGCGACCCGGAAGCTATCGCGCTGCTGGTTATTCTGGTTGCTGGATTTGTCATTCTGTTCTTCTTCCACGGGCTGTTAGCGCCTTTGTTAGTGGCGATTGTACTGGCTTATTTGCTGGAGTGGCCAACGGCGCGGCTTCAGCGTTTGGGGTGTTCGCGTACCTGGGCGTCGACGATGGTGCTGGTGTTGTTTGTCGGCATTTTGTTGTTGATGGTATTAGTGGTGGCTCCTGTCGCCTGGCAGCAGGGGATTTACCTGATTCGTGACATGCCGGGGATGCTTAATAAACTCTCTGATTATGCCGCAACGCTGCCAAGACGTTATCCGGCACTGGTTGATGCTGGCATTATTGATGCCATCGCTGAGAATATGCGTGGGCGGATGATGGGCATGGGCGATCAGGTGGTGAAGTACTCACTCGCCTCGTTAGTGGGCCTTTTAACGTTGGCCATTTACCTGATTTTAGTCCCGCTAATGGTGTTCTTCCTGGTCAAAGATAAAGAACAGATGTTGAATGCTGTGCGCCGCGTTTTACCCCGAAATCGTGGGCTTGCCGGGCAAGTGTGGCTGGAGATGAACCAGCAGATTACTAATTACATCCGTGGCAAAGTGTTGGAAATGCTGGTCGTGGGTGTGGCGACGTATATCGGCTTTGCGATTTTTGGCCTGAACTACTCGCTACTGTTGGCGGTGTTGGTCGGACTATCGGTGCTGATTCCGTACATTGGCGCGTTTGTGGTCACCATTCCGGTGGTGTGCGTTGCGTTATTCCAGTTTGGCATCGGTCCGGAATTTTGGACGCTGTTTGCCGTCTACTTAATTATTCAGGCGCTGGATGGCAACCTGCTGGTACCGGTGCTATTTTCCGAGGCGGTTAACCTGCATCCGTTAGTCATTATCCTGTCGGTGGTGATTTTTGGCGGGCTGTGGGGATTCTGGGGGGTGTTCTTTGCCATCCCGCTTGCCACGCTGATTAAAGCGGTGGTGCATGCCTGGCCAGATACTCTGCTAATAGACGACAAGCCGAACTAG
- the bcp gene encoding thioredoxin-dependent thiol peroxidase translates to MSPLKAGDIAPKFSLPDQDGEQINLTDFQGQRVLVYFYPKAMTPGCTVQACGLRDNMDELKKKGVEVLGISTDKPEKLSRFAEKELLNFTLLSDEDHQVCEQFGVWGEKSFMGKTYDGIHRISFLLDGEGKVEKVFDDFKTSNHHDIVVNWLKENA, encoded by the coding sequence ATGAGCCCACTGAAAGCCGGTGACATCGCACCGAAATTTAGCTTGCCCGATCAAGACGGCGAGCAAATAAATTTAACCGACTTCCAGGGACAGCGCGTTCTGGTTTATTTCTATCCTAAAGCGATGACACCAGGCTGTACCGTACAAGCGTGCGGTTTGCGTGACAACATGGATGAGTTGAAAAAGAAAGGTGTGGAAGTGCTGGGTATTAGCACCGACAAACCGGAGAAACTTTCACGTTTTGCCGAAAAAGAGTTACTTAACTTCACCCTGCTTTCTGATGAAGACCATCAGGTCTGTGAACAATTCGGGGTGTGGGGCGAGAAATCGTTTATGGGTAAAACTTACGATGGCATCCACCGCATTAGCTTCCTGCTAGATGGTGAAGGGAAAGTCGAGAAAGTGTTTGATGATTTCAAAACCAGCAATCATCACGATATCGTGGTTAACTGGCTGAAAGAAAACGCTTAA
- a CDS encoding glycine cleavage system transcriptional repressor, whose protein sequence is MTPSPHHYLVITALGADRPGIVNTITRHVSSCGCNIEDSRLAMLGEEFTFIMLLSGSWNAITLIESTLPLKGAELDLLIVMKRTAAQERPAMPATVWVQVEVTDSPHLIERFTNLFDVHHMNIAELSSRTQPAQDGQPPQLYIQITAHSPASEDASRIEDAFKALCTELKAQGSINVVNYPQQDD, encoded by the coding sequence TTGACTCCCTCACCACACCATTATTTGGTCATTACGGCCCTTGGGGCGGATAGACCTGGTATTGTTAATACCATCACCCGTCATGTGAGCAGTTGCGGCTGTAATATTGAAGACAGTCGCCTTGCTATGCTCGGTGAAGAGTTCACGTTTATTATGCTGCTGTCGGGCAGTTGGAATGCGATTACCCTGATTGAATCGACCCTGCCTCTAAAGGGGGCCGAGCTGGATTTGCTCATTGTCATGAAGCGAACGGCCGCACAAGAGCGCCCGGCGATGCCCGCGACAGTCTGGGTGCAAGTCGAAGTGACCGATTCCCCTCACTTAATCGAACGCTTCACTAACCTGTTTGATGTTCACCATATGAATATTGCCGAACTGAGTTCTCGCACTCAACCCGCTCAGGATGGCCAGCCTCCACAGCTGTATATTCAAATTACGGCGCACAGTCCCGCCTCTGAAGATGCGAGCAGGATCGAAGATGCGTTCAAGGCCCTCTGTACAGAACTCAAAGCACAGGGCAGTATTAACGTTGTGAATTATCCACAGCAAGATGATTAA
- the dapA gene encoding 4-hydroxy-tetrahydrodipicolinate synthase, producing MFTGSIVALVTPMDEKGNVCRSSLKKLIDYHVASGTSAIVSVGTTGESATLSHDEHGDVVLMTLELADGRIPVIAGTGANATSEAISLTKRFENSGVVGCLTVTPYYNRPTQEGLYQHFTAIAGSTDLPQMLYNVPSRTGCDMLPETVGRLAKIKNIIGIKEATGNLTRVNQIKELVEDDFILVSGDDASALDFMQLGGHGVISVTANVAAREMAEVCKLAANGQFAQARVINERLMPLHNKLFVEPNPIPVKWACRELGLVATDTLRLPMTPLTEASRPVIISALKHAGLL from the coding sequence ATGTTCACTGGAAGTATTGTCGCGCTTGTGACGCCGATGGATGAGAAAGGTAATGTCTGCCGATCAAGCCTGAAAAAACTGATTGATTACCATGTTGCCAGCGGGACTTCGGCGATTGTTTCGGTAGGGACTACCGGTGAGTCTGCTACGTTGAGCCATGACGAGCACGGTGATGTGGTACTGATGACGCTGGAACTGGCCGATGGCCGTATTCCGGTTATCGCAGGGACTGGCGCCAATGCCACCTCTGAAGCTATTTCCCTGACTAAGCGTTTTGAAAATAGCGGTGTCGTGGGTTGCCTGACGGTAACACCTTACTACAACCGCCCCACTCAGGAAGGGCTGTACCAGCACTTTACCGCTATCGCGGGAAGCACCGACCTGCCGCAGATGCTGTACAATGTACCTTCTCGTACCGGTTGTGACATGCTGCCTGAAACCGTAGGCCGCCTGGCGAAAATTAAAAATATTATTGGTATCAAAGAAGCCACCGGGAACTTAACCCGAGTAAACCAGATCAAAGAGCTGGTTGAAGATGACTTCATCCTGGTTAGCGGTGACGATGCGAGTGCGCTGGATTTCATGCAATTGGGTGGCCACGGTGTGATTTCTGTGACGGCAAACGTAGCCGCGCGTGAAATGGCAGAAGTGTGTAAACTGGCCGCCAATGGGCAATTTGCGCAAGCGCGCGTTATTAACGAACGTTTGATGCCGCTGCACAATAAATTATTTGTTGAACCCAACCCTATCCCGGTCAAATGGGCATGCAGGGAGTTGGGACTTGTGGCAACCGATACCTTACGCCTGCCAATGACACCGCTGACTGAAGCCAGTCGTCCGGTGATTATTAGCGCGCTCAAGCATGCCGGTTTGCTGTAG
- the bamC gene encoding outer membrane protein assembly factor BamC, whose amino-acid sequence MAYSVQKSMVAKVAVVTLAMLLAACSTDQRYKRQVSGDESYLDAAPLAEIHSPAGMILPVQNGQYNVPVTNGSGAVGKELDIRPPAQPLALVSGARTQFTGDTATLMVENSRSSTLWPQVVSVLQAKNYGIDKRDDASQTLSTEWVEWNRADEDQQYRGRYQVSVKPQGYQQAVVVKLLNLEQAGKPVSDAASLQRYSAEMLNSISAGLDKTQTDQQNAKDSRAATQLDVQSAADDTGLPMLVVRGPYNVVWGRLPATLEKVGMKVTDSTRSTGSMAVTYKPLSDSEWQALGAKDPGLSSGDYKLQVGDLDNRSSLQFIDPKGHTLTQSQNDALVAAFQSAFSK is encoded by the coding sequence ATGGCTTACTCAGTACAGAAGTCGATGGTGGCGAAAGTTGCAGTGGTGACGCTCGCCATGCTGTTGGCAGCATGCAGCACTGACCAGCGTTACAAGCGCCAGGTTAGCGGTGACGAATCCTATCTGGATGCAGCACCCCTCGCGGAAATCCACTCACCAGCGGGGATGATCCTGCCGGTGCAGAATGGTCAATATAATGTTCCGGTCACCAACGGCAGCGGCGCAGTAGGCAAAGAGCTGGATATCCGTCCGCCTGCTCAACCTCTGGCATTGGTCAGTGGTGCGCGTACTCAGTTTACTGGGGATACCGCCACACTGATGGTCGAAAATTCGCGTAGTTCTACGCTGTGGCCACAAGTTGTCAGTGTTCTTCAGGCAAAAAACTACGGCATTGATAAACGTGATGACGCGAGCCAGACTCTGTCCACTGAGTGGGTAGAATGGAACCGTGCTGATGAAGATCAACAGTACCGTGGGCGCTATCAAGTCAGTGTGAAACCGCAGGGCTATCAACAAGCCGTGGTGGTTAAACTGCTGAATCTGGAACAGGCTGGTAAGCCGGTTTCTGACGCTGCCTCCTTACAGCGTTATAGCGCAGAAATGCTGAACAGCATCAGTGCAGGTCTGGATAAAACTCAGACCGACCAACAGAACGCGAAAGACAGCCGCGCAGCGACACAACTTGATGTTCAAAGTGCCGCTGACGACACTGGCTTACCAATGCTGGTGGTGCGTGGTCCGTACAACGTTGTCTGGGGCCGTTTACCTGCAACGCTTGAGAAAGTCGGTATGAAAGTCACTGACTCCACGCGTTCAACCGGTAGCATGGCTGTGACCTACAAACCATTGTCTGATAGCGAATGGCAAGCGTTAGGGGCGAAAGACCCGGGTCTGTCCAGTGGCGACTATAAACTGCAAGTGGGCGACCTCGATAACCGCAGCAGTCTGCAGTTCATCGATCCAAAAGGTCACACGCTGACGCAGTCCCAGAACGACGCCCTGGTCGCTGCATTCCAGTCGGCTTTCAGCAAGTAA
- the purC gene encoding phosphoribosylaminoimidazolesuccinocarboxamide synthase, whose translation MQKQAELYRGKAKTVYSTENPDLLVLEFRNDTSAGDGARIEQFDRKGMVNNKFNHFIMAKLEEAGIPTQMEALLSDNEVLVKKLDMVPVECVIRNRAAGSLVKRLGIEEGIELNPPLFDLFLKNDEMHDPMVNESYCETFGWVSKENLARMRELSYKANDVLSKLFDDAGLILVDFKLEFGLFKGEVVLGDEFSPDGSRLWDKATLNKMDKDRFRQSLGGLIEAYEEVAHRLGVKLD comes from the coding sequence ATGCAAAAGCAAGCTGAGTTGTATCGTGGCAAAGCGAAGACCGTATACAGCACGGAAAACCCGGATCTGTTGGTGCTCGAATTCCGCAATGATACGTCAGCAGGGGACGGTGCACGCATCGAACAGTTCGACCGCAAAGGCATGGTGAACAATAAGTTTAACCATTTCATTATGGCCAAACTGGAAGAAGCTGGCATTCCTACTCAAATGGAAGCACTGCTCTCCGACAACGAAGTGCTGGTGAAGAAACTCGATATGGTGCCGGTTGAGTGTGTTATCCGCAACCGTGCGGCGGGTTCGTTGGTTAAACGCCTTGGCATCGAAGAAGGCATTGAACTGAATCCACCGCTGTTTGATTTGTTCCTGAAAAATGATGAGATGCATGACCCGATGGTCAATGAATCTTATTGTGAAACTTTTGGCTGGGTGAGCAAAGAGAATCTGGCTCGTATGCGTGAGCTGAGCTACAAAGCTAACGATGTGCTGAGCAAGCTGTTTGATGACGCGGGTCTGATCCTTGTCGATTTCAAGCTGGAGTTCGGTTTGTTCAAGGGCGAAGTTGTACTGGGTGATGAGTTTTCCCCTGACGGTAGCCGCCTGTGGGACAAAGCAACGCTCAACAAGATGGACAAAGACCGTTTCCGCCAAAGCCTGGGAGGACTCATTGAAGCCTATGAAGAAGTTGCCCATCGTCTTGGTGTTAAATTAGACTAA
- the ypfJ gene encoding KPN_02809 family neutral zinc metallopeptidase, with protein sequence MRWQGRRESDNVEDRRSNSSGPGLGGGGGGFRLPGGKGGIIILIVVVVAGYYGVDLTSMLTGEPPVHQQSTQRSISPNDDEAAKFTSVILATTEDTWGQIFQKMGRTYQQPKLVMYRGATRTGCGTGQSVMGPFYCPADSTVYIDLSFYDEMKSKLGAEGDFAQGYVIAHEVGHHVQKLLGIEPKVRQLQQGASQAEGNRLSVKMELQADCFAGVWGNSMQKQEVLDVGDLQEALNAAEAIGDDRLQQQGQGRVVPDSFTHGTSEQRYTWFKRGFDSGDPAQCNTFGNTVK encoded by the coding sequence ATGCGCTGGCAAGGTCGTCGCGAAAGCGACAATGTAGAAGACAGAAGAAGTAACTCTTCAGGTCCTGGCTTAGGTGGAGGCGGTGGTGGGTTCCGTTTACCTGGCGGTAAAGGCGGGATCATCATTCTAATTGTCGTCGTCGTAGCGGGTTATTACGGCGTCGATCTGACTTCAATGCTGACCGGCGAGCCACCCGTTCACCAGCAATCCACTCAGCGATCCATTAGCCCGAATGATGATGAAGCCGCTAAATTTACCTCGGTGATTCTGGCAACAACAGAAGATACCTGGGGGCAGATTTTCCAGAAGATGGGCCGGACATATCAGCAGCCAAAACTGGTGATGTATCGTGGGGCGACACGAACAGGGTGCGGCACCGGTCAGTCTGTAATGGGGCCGTTCTACTGCCCGGCTGACAGCACGGTGTATATCGATCTCTCTTTCTACGATGAAATGAAAAGCAAACTGGGCGCAGAGGGTGATTTCGCTCAGGGATATGTCATCGCTCATGAAGTGGGACATCACGTGCAGAAGTTATTGGGGATCGAGCCGAAAGTCCGTCAACTCCAGCAAGGTGCAAGCCAGGCTGAAGGAAATCGTCTATCGGTAAAAATGGAATTACAGGCAGACTGCTTTGCGGGCGTCTGGGGCAACAGCATGCAGAAACAAGAGGTGCTGGATGTCGGAGATTTACAAGAAGCGCTGAATGCTGCTGAAGCGATTGGCGACGATCGTCTGCAACAACAAGGGCAAGGACGTGTGGTTCCTGACAGCTTTACCCACGGGACTTCCGAACAGCGTTACACCTGGTTCAAACGTGGTTTTGATAGCGGTGACCCTGCTCAGTGCAATACCTTTGGTAACACTGTCAAATAA
- a CDS encoding tRNA(Met) cytidine acetyltransferase TmcA gives MNAMEQLRQATASMADAGIRRMMILAGESAWCSQQVQSLARLLPGDWLWVGAAPELPLHCATSAMRTLLGREFQHAVFDARNGLDAEALAALAGTLKAGSWLVLLAPAWDTWPQQPDSDSGRWSEQSEAIPTPHFITHLQHCIRADSECVLWQQHQPLQLPDFPQRMQWHMASGAPFDEQAAILDALLSMPEGVAAVTAPRGRGKSALAGMLLCRIAGTGLVTAPAKAATDVLADHAGDYFNFVAPDALLTNPEAYRADWLIIDEAAAIPAPQLRRLISHFPRVLLTTTVQGYEGTGRGFILKFCASLNTLTRYTLSTPIRWAINDPLEKLIDTVLLFDEPDITAVAQGAITLQVIERTHEAQPSPQLQQMYRLLSGAHYRTSPLDWRRMLDAPGQHFIAANCGAETIGASWLVEEGGLSENLSRAVWAGFRRPRGNLVAQSLAAHGGSPLAATLKGLRVSRIAVHPLRQRQQIGQQIIARVKTHAQQTADYLSVSFGFTDELWRFWESCGFVLVRVGSHREASSGCYTAMALLPLTPPGEALTLHEQSRLQRDIVWLQPWIDQPLPVLGCEDAKLNSDDWLELAGFAFGHRPLEACLGSLNRLLLTSDLPLNALRGRVQQHLSVETVCQQWHISGRKALLNVMRQEAQKALEKCDEQQCIALKSAIMQLQFFH, from the coding sequence ATTAACGCCATGGAACAGCTTAGGCAAGCCACCGCCAGTATGGCTGATGCGGGTATTCGCCGCATGATGATACTGGCCGGTGAGAGCGCCTGGTGCAGCCAGCAGGTTCAGTCTCTCGCCCGGCTATTGCCCGGCGACTGGCTTTGGGTGGGTGCCGCACCCGAATTGCCGCTTCACTGTGCAACCTCAGCGATGCGTACTTTGCTGGGGCGTGAGTTTCAGCATGCCGTATTTGACGCAAGAAACGGGCTGGATGCCGAAGCGCTGGCGGCTCTGGCCGGTACACTCAAAGCCGGAAGCTGGCTAGTGCTGCTTGCGCCTGCATGGGACACCTGGCCGCAACAGCCCGATTCCGACTCGGGTCGCTGGAGCGAGCAGTCTGAAGCTATTCCCACACCTCACTTTATCACTCACCTGCAACACTGCATCCGCGCTGATAGCGAGTGTGTGCTCTGGCAACAGCATCAGCCGCTGCAACTCCCTGATTTTCCCCAGCGCATGCAGTGGCATATGGCTAGCGGCGCACCTTTCGATGAACAGGCTGCTATTCTTGATGCCCTTCTCTCAATGCCAGAAGGGGTTGCGGCAGTTACTGCGCCAAGAGGGCGAGGGAAATCTGCCCTGGCGGGTATGCTACTGTGCCGGATCGCGGGTACGGGACTGGTGACTGCACCCGCCAAAGCGGCAACGGATGTGCTCGCAGATCATGCCGGAGATTATTTCAATTTCGTCGCTCCCGATGCGCTGCTTACCAACCCTGAGGCATATCGGGCTGACTGGCTAATCATTGATGAAGCGGCTGCTATTCCGGCGCCTCAGTTGCGCAGATTAATCTCCCATTTCCCTCGTGTGTTGCTGACCACCACGGTTCAGGGCTACGAAGGAACCGGAAGGGGGTTTATCCTCAAGTTCTGTGCAAGTCTCAACACATTGACGCGCTATACCCTGTCTACGCCAATCCGTTGGGCGATCAATGATCCTCTGGAAAAGTTAATCGACACTGTTTTGCTGTTTGATGAACCAGATATCACAGCCGTAGCGCAAGGCGCGATTACTCTTCAGGTCATTGAACGCACTCACGAAGCACAACCTTCGCCTCAGCTACAGCAAATGTATCGCTTGCTGTCAGGTGCGCACTACCGTACTTCACCGTTGGACTGGCGTCGGATGCTGGATGCCCCAGGTCAGCATTTCATTGCCGCTAACTGCGGGGCAGAAACGATAGGTGCCAGCTGGTTGGTGGAAGAGGGCGGGCTGAGTGAAAATCTGAGCCGCGCGGTGTGGGCAGGATTCCGCCGTCCGCGCGGTAATTTAGTAGCACAATCGCTGGCGGCACATGGTGGCAGTCCCTTAGCCGCAACGCTTAAAGGTTTACGCGTCAGCCGCATTGCGGTGCATCCGTTGCGCCAGCGTCAGCAAATCGGCCAGCAAATCATTGCCAGAGTGAAAACTCATGCACAGCAGACGGCTGATTACCTTTCAGTAAGTTTTGGTTTTACCGACGAACTTTGGCGTTTTTGGGAAAGTTGTGGCTTCGTACTGGTACGCGTGGGTAGCCATCGTGAGGCCAGTAGCGGGTGCTATACCGCGATGGCGTTACTGCCGCTCACACCGCCTGGGGAAGCGCTCACTCTTCATGAACAATCTCGATTGCAGCGCGATATTGTCTGGCTACAACCATGGATTGACCAACCATTGCCTGTTTTAGGCTGTGAAGACGCTAAGCTAAACAGTGATGACTGGCTGGAGCTGGCAGGTTTTGCATTTGGGCATCGCCCGCTGGAAGCCTGTTTAGGTTCCCTGAATCGCTTACTACTCACCAGCGATCTGCCGCTGAATGCACTGCGCGGGCGCGTGCAACAGCACCTGAGTGTAGAAACAGTTTGCCAACAGTGGCACATTTCCGGGCGTAAAGCGCTTCTGAACGTCATGCGCCAGGAAGCCCAGAAGGCACTGGAAAAATGCGATGAGCAGCAGTGCATTGCGCTGAAAAGCGCGATTATGCAATTGCAATTTTTCCACTAA